A stretch of Henckelia pumila isolate YLH828 chromosome 4, ASM3356847v2, whole genome shotgun sequence DNA encodes these proteins:
- the LOC140863252 gene encoding E3 ubiquitin-protein ligase ATL31, whose protein sequence is MGKSVGRRGFAAMDGFLLLCVAVFLVTMVGAQPGTSPTDNGQFGYGARFSPSMAVIIVVLIAALFFMGFFSIYIRHCSDATGAAGSVRRALSMRNRRAAAARGLEASVLETFPTFTYSEVKDHKIGKGALECAVCLNEFEENETLRLIPKCDHVFHPECIDAWLESHVTCPVCRANLVPLTGDQSAPATDPANDSNPQVDETVERINSTTTSRNEEIVIQVDEEVAGKDSAAAQQSSSEYPNRPPRSWSVKIFGLSKFRSNSTGHSVLVQPGENLERFTLKLPAEVRKEMIHRASMKRTGSCAASSSRNEGTSKTHGGGEGSSRAGQYYRRLEKLDRGAKSDRWIFFTRGLSLKSPKVVAEGGGDGSVSSSKGSGRRNPVRMSSFNCLQEPKSGDEIETRPFSKNPDSSPV, encoded by the coding sequence ATGGGAAAATCGGTTGGGAGGCGAGGCTTTGCGGCCATGGATGGATTCCTTCTTCTTTGTGTTGCTGTTTTCTTGGTCACCATGGTCGGAGCTcagccgggtacttcgcctacgGACAACGGCCAGTTCGGGTACGGCGCCAGGTTCAGTCCGTCCATGGCGGTGATCATAGTCGTCCTCATAGCGGCGCTTTTCTTCATGGGCTTCTTTTCTATTTACATCCGCCACTGCTCCGATGCCACCGGAGCTGCTGGCAGCGTCCGCCGGGCTCTTTCCATGAGAAATCGCCGTGCTGCGGCGGCGCGTGGGCTCGAGGCGTCTGTCTTGGAGACTTTTCCGACTTTCACGTATTCTGAAGTCAAGGATCACAAGATCGGGAAAGGAGCTTTGGAATGTGCCGTGTGTTTGAATGAATTTGAAGAGAACGAAACGCTGCGTTTGATACCCAAATGCGACCATGTTTTCCACCCGGAGTGCATCGACGCGTGGCTCGAATCCCATGTCACCTGCCCCGTTTGCAGAGCTAATTTGGTGCCGCTGACCGGAGATCAATCGGCTCCGGCGACGGATCCGGCGAATGATTCTAACCCACAAGTGGATGAAACCGTGGAAAGAATCAACAGTACTACAACATCAAGAAACGAGGAAATCGTCATACAAGTAGATGAAGAAGTAGCGGGCAAGGATTCAGCCGCGGCTCAGCAATCGAGCTCCGAGTACCCAAACAGGCCTCCCAGATCatggtcggtgaaaatctttGGTTTAAGCAAGTTCAGATCGAACTCCACCGGGCATTCGGTGCTGGTTCAGCCTGGGGAGAATCTGGAGAGGTTCACTCTGAAATTACCTGCGGAGGTGAGGAAGGAGATGATTCACCGAGCTTCCATGAAACGGACCGGAAGCTGCGCGGCGAGCAGTTCACGTAATGAGGGGACTTCCAAGACTCACGGCGGAGGAGAAGGAAGCAGCCGGGCGGGGCAGTACTACCGACGACTGGAGAAGCTGGACAGGGGTGCTAAATCGGACAGGTGGATATTTTTCACCAGAGGCCTGTCGCTAAAATCGCCGAAGGTGGTGGCGGAGGGCGGCGGCGATGGCAGCGTTTCTTCCTCCAAGGGGAGCGGGCGGCGGAACCCGGTCAGAATGTCGTCTTTCAACTGCCTGCAGGAGCCTAAGTCCGGGGACGAGATTGAAACCAGACCGTTCTCAAAAAACCCGGATTCGTCACCGGTCTAG